Genomic window (Desulfobacterales bacterium):
TGCTCCTAAAATACCAGGAATAATTATTGGAAAAGGGCTTGCCCAAGCATTAAGCGCAATAGAAGGAGAAATAATTTATCTTATTTCTCCAAGGGGAATTCTTTCTCCAATAGGTCATCTTCCTGCTATGAAAAGATTTAAAGTAATAGGAATCTTTGAATCAGGAATGTATGAATATGATGAGACATTAGCCTTTATTACTATTACAGATGCCCAAGAAATTTTAAAAATGGGAAATGAAATCACAGGAATAGGCATAAAACTCAACGATGCCTATAAAGCTGAACAAATAGCGGAAACAATAAACACACAGATAGGTTTTCCTTACTGGACAAAAGATTGGATGCAAATGAATCATAACCTGTTTGCGGCCCTTAAATTAGAAAAAATAGCTATGTTCATAATTCTTGCCCTTATAGTAATTGTAGCCGCTTTCAATATTGCCAGCACTCTTATAATGGTAGTAATGGAAAAAAAGAAAGACATTGCAATTTTAAAAGCTATGGGAGCTACTAAAAAAAGTATAGCAAAAATATTTATTTTTAAAGGTCTTTTTATAGGTGGTTTCGGAACTTTTCTCGGAACAAGTTTAGGGATAATTATCTGCAAAATTTTAGAAAGATATAAGTTTATAACTCTTCCTGGCAATGTGTATTATTTTAAAACTTTACCTGTGCAGCTTAATTTTGTTGATGTACTTTTAATTACATCTTCGGCAATGTTAATCTGCTTTATATCAACCCTTTATCCTGCCATTCAGGCGTCAAAAGTTAATCCTGTTGAGGCTATACGTTATGGTTAGTTTTTGGCAAAAAAATAAAATTTCCAATCCATGTGAAT
Coding sequences:
- a CDS encoding lipoprotein-releasing ABC transporter permease subunit, yielding MSFEYFIGKRYLRSKQKQAFISLINFLAIAGVTVGVMALIVVIAVMSGAEDFFKSSILGVEPHIVILKHGGNFTNYKEVITQIKKVKEVESAEPLIYAQVMLRSSYGVSGSVLRGIDPESEGIIIKNSNGTPVEKSIFLNQALPEQDAPKIPGIIIGKGLAQALSAIEGEIIYLISPRGILSPIGHLPAMKRFKVIGIFESGMYEYDETLAFITITDAQEILKMGNEITGIGIKLNDAYKAEQIAETINTQIGFPYWTKDWMQMNHNLFAALKLEKIAMFIILALIVIVAAFNIASTLIMVVMEKKKDIAILKAMGATKKSIAKIFIFKGLFIGGFGTFLGTSLGIIICKILERYKFITLPGNVYYFKTLPVQLNFVDVLLITSSAMLICFISTLYPAIQASKVNPVEAIRYG